One window of the Mycobacterium sp. SVM_VP21 genome contains the following:
- a CDS encoding AAA family ATPase, producing the protein MASGLVARSAESAAVRDFLARALSEPAILVVEGEAGIGKSTILSDATQAASARGFRVLSASGAPAEVSYAYAAVADLLAFVDGPVLAELPEAQRGALEHVLLGGSDGPAGNERMVAAAFLAVIRSLSSDTPILLCIDDIQWLDASSRSVIGFVARRLAGCTGLIVAVRTGAADVVDTMWLSPARPDSLARLRISPLSLGGIHALVPACLGRTLPRPVITRIYEVSGGNPFFALELARFIAEDPARAAGGLPDTLTALVHDHIGDFDEEVGAVLLAAACAASPTVQRVGLAAGVTPARVVEVVESGQAGGVAEIDGDRVRFRHPLFASGVYSSAGPAPRRAIHRRLAGIVEEPELTARHLALAATTGDPDTLAALDAGIEATVARGAPAAAAELLELAIKLGDDTPLRRMRVAEQHFRSGAVAPARAHLQSTLDALPEPSGLRCMALIALAAVTGYDKSLSTAADLLTQAVDQAADIPVLQLRARLLLVPIVALTRNLKESVDLARITVAQAKQLGIPALHSEALTTQAIVRFMYGLGVDEVALELARDLEDPSSGAAVGYHASAAAPVIRSWTGDLDQAQKQIGAVQQLVLATGTEIDILWVADHATMNELWLGRYTEARAIADETVRRAEQMGAKMVLVFAWARQAAVAAHTGCVNDARSAANSAIDMARAVGDVMNAASATATLGFLEVSLGDFAAAATVLEPLLAAFDPDHDTEITIGGYLPDAIEALTALGRLDEAEPLIAALERNGVRHDRPWMLAVGARGRAHLLAARGELEAAEQAAGDALTHHERLPMPFELARTQLLLGQVQRRRRRKQLAAENLSAALETFERLGSPLWVRRARVELERMTAPASGAGLTAAERRVADLAAAGLTNKQIAAELFIAAKTVEMTLSNVYRKLGIRSRAGLYAALNPE; encoded by the coding sequence GTGGCTTCAGGTTTGGTTGCTCGCAGCGCGGAATCGGCGGCGGTGCGTGACTTCCTGGCGCGTGCGTTGAGCGAACCCGCCATCCTGGTGGTCGAGGGTGAAGCGGGTATCGGTAAGTCGACCATATTGTCGGACGCCACCCAGGCCGCATCGGCACGCGGGTTCCGGGTGCTCTCCGCTTCGGGGGCGCCGGCCGAGGTCAGCTATGCCTACGCCGCGGTGGCTGATCTGTTGGCCTTCGTCGACGGCCCGGTGTTGGCGGAACTGCCTGAGGCGCAGCGCGGCGCGCTTGAGCACGTTCTGCTTGGTGGCAGCGACGGGCCCGCCGGCAACGAGCGGATGGTGGCCGCGGCGTTCCTGGCCGTGATCCGGAGCTTGAGTTCGGACACGCCGATCTTGCTCTGCATCGACGACATCCAGTGGTTGGACGCTTCCAGTCGCTCGGTGATCGGGTTCGTGGCACGACGGCTCGCCGGCTGCACCGGGCTGATTGTCGCCGTTCGGACCGGTGCCGCCGATGTCGTCGACACGATGTGGCTGAGCCCGGCACGCCCCGACTCGTTGGCGCGGCTGCGAATATCTCCGTTGAGCCTGGGTGGGATACATGCCCTGGTCCCGGCGTGCCTGGGTCGCACCTTGCCGCGCCCGGTGATCACTCGGATCTACGAAGTATCTGGTGGCAACCCGTTTTTCGCACTCGAGCTGGCGCGGTTCATTGCCGAGGATCCGGCCCGGGCGGCAGGTGGTCTGCCCGACACGCTTACCGCGCTGGTGCACGATCACATCGGTGACTTCGACGAGGAGGTCGGTGCGGTGCTGCTGGCTGCCGCGTGTGCCGCGTCGCCGACCGTGCAGCGGGTCGGTCTTGCCGCCGGCGTCACGCCCGCGCGAGTCGTGGAGGTGGTCGAGTCCGGGCAGGCCGGCGGGGTGGCTGAGATCGACGGTGACCGCGTCCGGTTCCGCCATCCGTTGTTCGCCTCCGGTGTCTACAGTTCGGCCGGCCCGGCGCCGCGCCGGGCGATACATCGGCGGCTGGCCGGCATCGTTGAGGAACCCGAGCTGACCGCCCGGCATCTGGCGTTGGCGGCGACCACCGGTGATCCGGACACCCTGGCAGCCCTTGATGCCGGGATCGAGGCCACCGTGGCGCGCGGCGCGCCGGCGGCGGCTGCCGAATTGTTGGAGCTGGCCATCAAACTCGGCGACGACACTCCCCTTCGGCGGATGCGGGTCGCCGAACAGCACTTCCGTTCCGGTGCGGTCGCACCGGCACGCGCCCACCTGCAATCGACGTTGGATGCTTTGCCGGAGCCGAGCGGGTTGCGCTGCATGGCGTTGATCGCCCTGGCCGCCGTCACCGGCTACGACAAGAGTTTGTCGACCGCAGCGGATTTGCTGACCCAGGCCGTCGACCAAGCCGCCGATATCCCGGTGCTGCAGCTTCGCGCCAGGTTGCTCCTGGTGCCGATCGTTGCGTTGACACGAAATCTGAAGGAATCCGTTGACCTGGCCCGCATTACCGTGGCCCAAGCCAAGCAGCTTGGCATTCCCGCCCTGCACAGCGAGGCGTTGACGACGCAGGCGATTGTCCGCTTCATGTACGGCCTCGGAGTGGACGAGGTAGCCCTGGAGCTGGCGCGGGATCTGGAAGATCCGTCCAGCGGCGCGGCAGTGGGCTACCACGCCAGCGCCGCCGCACCGGTGATCCGCTCCTGGACGGGGGACCTGGACCAGGCGCAGAAGCAGATCGGTGCCGTCCAGCAGCTGGTTCTCGCGACCGGGACCGAGATCGACATCCTCTGGGTCGCCGATCACGCCACCATGAATGAGCTGTGGTTGGGGCGTTACACCGAAGCGAGGGCTATCGCCGATGAGACCGTGCGGCGTGCCGAGCAGATGGGCGCCAAGATGGTGCTGGTGTTCGCGTGGGCCCGTCAGGCCGCGGTAGCCGCCCATACCGGATGCGTCAACGACGCTCGCTCGGCCGCGAATTCGGCGATCGATATGGCCCGTGCCGTCGGAGATGTGATGAACGCGGCTTCGGCGACGGCGACCCTGGGATTTCTTGAGGTGTCATTGGGTGATTTCGCAGCAGCGGCCACGGTGTTGGAGCCGCTGTTGGCCGCGTTCGACCCGGACCATGACACCGAGATCACGATCGGGGGCTATCTTCCCGATGCGATCGAGGCGCTGACCGCGTTGGGGCGCCTCGATGAGGCCGAACCGCTGATCGCCGCCCTGGAACGTAATGGCGTTCGCCACGACCGGCCGTGGATGTTGGCCGTCGGCGCCCGGGGGCGGGCTCACCTGCTGGCCGCCCGCGGTGAATTGGAGGCCGCCGAGCAGGCCGCCGGCGACGCGTTGACGCACCATGAGCGGCTGCCGATGCCGTTTGAGTTGGCGCGTACTCAGTTGTTGTTGGGGCAGGTGCAGCGGAGGCGGCGTCGCAAGCAGCTCGCTGCGGAGAATCTGTCGGCGGCGTTGGAGACCTTTGAGCGGTTGGGTTCGCCGTTGTGGGTGCGACGGGCTCGCGTTGAGCTGGAGCGGATGACCGCCCCCGCTTCGGGGGCCGGGTTGACCGCCGCGGAGCGGCGCGTTGCCGATCTGGCTGCGGCGGGGTTGACCAATAAGCAGATCGCTGCGGAGTTGTTCATCGCCGCCAAGACGGTGGAGATGACTTTAAGCAACGTGTACCGCAAGTTGGGGATCCGTTCGCGTGCTGGGCTGTACGCCGCGCTCAATCCGGAGTAA
- a CDS encoding DUF5078 domain-containing protein: MAALFGAVTTAGVVAADATDDYPIPSRILRTSCSAEQIMAAARDVAPVYYERYMIDYHNKPAAEQQGAQDRIHWFFDMDYAGRRQYSEDTATNAFFETMSWRWPNWAKLFFNNKGVAARTTDICMNYPAGDMSVWDWK; the protein is encoded by the coding sequence ATGGCAGCCCTGTTCGGCGCCGTGACCACCGCCGGTGTCGTCGCCGCCGACGCCACCGACGACTACCCGATACCCAGCCGGATCCTGCGCACTTCCTGTTCGGCCGAACAGATCATGGCCGCAGCCCGAGATGTCGCGCCGGTCTACTACGAGCGCTACATGATCGACTACCACAACAAACCCGCCGCCGAGCAGCAAGGCGCCCAAGACCGCATCCACTGGTTCTTCGACATGGACTACGCCGGCCGCCGCCAATATTCCGAGGACACCGCCACCAACGCCTTTTTCGAAACCATGTCGTGGCGCTGGCCCAACTGGGCCAAGCTGTTCTTCAACAACAAAGGCGTGGCCGCCCGCACCACCGACATCTGCATGAACTACCCGGCAGGCGACATGTCGGTCTGGGACTGGAAGTAG
- a CDS encoding AAA family ATPase: MRSVGADRKAETAVLTAFLDRALSAPGVLILEGEAGIGKSTLLRETAETAAERGCVVLSASGAPAEVSCAYAAVADLLAPVVVPGDLPEIQRAALEQVLLGGGDGPAGNERMVATAFLAVIRRVSSDTPVLLCIDDAQWLDASSRAVIGFAARRLTGRTGLLLAVRTGSADSVDMSWLSATRPDTVARLPIPPLSLGGVHTLVSARLGHTLPRPAITRIHETSGGNPFFALELARFIADSPDQSDLRLPDSLATLVRDHIGQPDEDVAAVLLAAACAALPTVQRVGLATDLSPDRVVELIESTQARGVVQIDGGWIRFHHPLFATGVCSAAGAAARRAMHRRYSQFVHEPELKARHMALAATTNDPEAVEALDVAVEFTRTRGAPAVAAELIELAIKLGDDTPARRMRAAEEHFRSGAFASARTHLQSILDGASSSSELRCTALIALAAVTGYEGSLVVAADLLTQAIDQAADNPLLQLQARLLMVPVARVIGNAQESVDLADMAVAQADQIGVAGLRSQALTIQAVVRFWSGLGLDPDALRLAVDSEDPAGGPAATYRAGVVAPVIRSWAGELDDAPGHIRALRQRLVEGGTETDILWMDDYAAMVELWLGHYAEAGAIADEAVQRAELMGTKMVLVCAWARQASVAAYAGRVDDARSTARAAIDAARVIGDAMHTSSATTTCAFLEVSLGDHAAAIKLLEPLLASFDPEHGTEIVVGSHLPDAVDALTALGRLDEAEPLVAALERNGARLDRAWMLAVGARGRSQLLAARGELDAAEQAAEEALRHHERLPMPFETARTRLFMGQVQRRRRRRQASEASLRAALETFERLGAPLWAQRARAELGRLSASSPGGGLTTAERRVAELAAAGLSNKQIAAELFIAAKTVEMTLSSVYRKLGIRSRSGLFAALNPGDNHG; encoded by the coding sequence ATGCGTTCTGTGGGGGCGGACCGAAAGGCGGAGACAGCAGTTCTGACCGCCTTTCTTGATCGCGCGCTGTCCGCGCCCGGGGTCCTGATTCTCGAAGGTGAAGCCGGTATCGGAAAGTCCACCCTGCTGCGGGAGACAGCGGAGACCGCAGCCGAGCGTGGTTGCGTGGTGCTCTCCGCTTCGGGTGCACCGGCCGAGGTCAGCTGCGCCTACGCCGCGGTGGCCGATCTGCTGGCGCCTGTCGTCGTACCGGGGGACCTGCCCGAAATCCAACGCGCGGCACTCGAGCAGGTGTTGCTCGGTGGGGGTGACGGGCCGGCCGGCAACGAGCGGATGGTGGCGACCGCGTTTCTGGCGGTGATCCGCAGGGTGAGTTCGGATACGCCAGTGCTGCTCTGCATCGACGACGCCCAGTGGTTGGACGCTTCCAGTCGGGCGGTGATCGGGTTCGCGGCACGGCGGCTGACCGGCCGGACCGGGTTGCTGCTCGCGGTACGGACCGGCTCGGCGGACTCCGTCGACATGAGCTGGCTGAGTGCTACCCGCCCCGACACGGTGGCACGCCTGCCGATACCTCCGCTGAGTCTGGGCGGTGTGCACACTTTGGTGTCAGCGCGGTTGGGGCACACCTTGCCGCGCCCGGCTATTACGCGGATTCACGAAACATCCGGCGGGAACCCATTTTTCGCCCTCGAACTGGCGCGGTTCATCGCAGATTCTCCGGACCAGTCCGACCTACGACTGCCCGACAGTCTGGCGACGTTGGTGCGCGACCACATCGGGCAGCCCGACGAGGACGTCGCCGCGGTGCTGTTGGCCGCCGCCTGCGCTGCGCTGCCAACCGTGCAGCGAGTGGGCCTCGCCACCGACCTCAGCCCCGACCGGGTCGTTGAACTGATCGAATCCACTCAGGCACGAGGGGTGGTCCAGATCGACGGCGGCTGGATCCGATTTCACCATCCACTGTTCGCCACCGGTGTCTGTAGTGCGGCGGGGGCGGCGGCGCGCCGGGCCATGCATCGCCGGTACAGCCAATTCGTCCACGAGCCCGAGCTCAAGGCGCGGCACATGGCGTTGGCGGCGACCACCAACGATCCGGAAGCCGTGGAGGCGCTCGACGTGGCCGTCGAGTTCACCCGGACACGCGGTGCCCCAGCGGTTGCTGCCGAACTGATCGAATTGGCCATCAAACTCGGCGACGACACGCCGGCACGGCGAATGCGGGCCGCTGAAGAGCATTTCCGTTCCGGAGCCTTCGCGTCGGCGCGTACTCACCTGCAGTCGATCTTGGACGGGGCGTCGTCGTCGAGCGAGTTGCGCTGTACGGCGTTGATTGCGCTGGCCGCCGTCACCGGTTACGAAGGCAGCTTGGTGGTGGCCGCGGATCTGTTGACTCAGGCTATCGACCAGGCCGCCGACAACCCCCTGCTGCAGCTTCAGGCTCGACTGCTGATGGTGCCGGTGGCGAGGGTGATCGGCAACGCGCAGGAGTCCGTCGACCTCGCGGATATGGCTGTGGCGCAAGCTGATCAGATCGGCGTCGCCGGATTGCGCAGCCAGGCATTGACGATTCAGGCCGTGGTGCGCTTTTGGAGCGGGCTGGGACTGGATCCGGACGCCCTGCGGCTGGCGGTGGATTCCGAGGATCCGGCCGGGGGTCCGGCAGCGACATACCGTGCCGGCGTCGTCGCGCCGGTAATTCGTTCCTGGGCAGGGGAACTCGACGACGCTCCCGGTCATATTCGCGCTCTGCGGCAGCGGCTGGTCGAAGGCGGGACCGAGACCGACATCCTCTGGATGGACGACTACGCCGCGATGGTCGAACTCTGGCTGGGTCACTATGCCGAGGCGGGAGCCATTGCCGACGAGGCCGTGCAGCGCGCCGAGCTCATGGGTACCAAGATGGTCCTGGTCTGCGCGTGGGCACGTCAGGCATCGGTGGCCGCCTACGCCGGGCGTGTGGATGACGCCCGCTCGACTGCGCGCGCGGCCATCGACGCGGCCCGCGTCATCGGCGACGCGATGCACACGTCGTCGGCGACGACGACGTGTGCGTTTCTCGAGGTGTCGCTCGGCGATCATGCTGCCGCGATCAAACTGCTCGAGCCGCTGCTGGCCTCGTTCGATCCCGAGCACGGCACCGAGATCGTCGTCGGCTCCCACCTGCCTGACGCCGTGGACGCGCTGACCGCGTTGGGGCGCCTCGATGAGGCCGAGCCGCTGGTCGCGGCGCTGGAGCGTAATGGCGCCCGGCTTGATCGGGCGTGGATGCTGGCGGTGGGCGCCCGCGGCCGTAGTCAGTTGTTGGCCGCGCGTGGCGAGCTCGACGCGGCCGAGCAGGCCGCAGAAGAGGCTCTGCGACACCACGAGCGGTTGCCGATGCCGTTCGAGACCGCACGCACCCGGTTGTTCATGGGGCAAGTGCAGCGTCGGCGTCGGCGCCGGCAGGCCTCGGAGGCGTCGCTGCGCGCGGCGTTGGAGACCTTCGAGCGGCTCGGGGCGCCGTTGTGGGCGCAGCGCGCCCGGGCGGAGTTGGGGCGGCTGAGCGCCTCGTCGCCGGGTGGTGGCCTGACGACCGCCGAGCGTCGTGTCGCCGAGTTGGCCGCCGCGGGACTGTCCAACAAGCAGATCGCCGCGGAGTTGTTCATCGCCGCCAAGACCGTGGAGATGACGCTGTCCAGCGTGTACCGCAAACTCGGCATCCGGTCCCGGAGCGGCCTGTTCGCGGCACTCAACCCGGGCGACAACCACGGCTGA
- a CDS encoding DUF4873 domain-containing protein encodes MSRNGVLDVVVLGNPAPLRGLIDGVRAVDATNVTTRFDSGTDTWTVTTTDGEELTARTLIGTAASTDDAVARHGVPNRFHIPGPHTHRQARYVARLIDALRRSGASRIESRSPRLRVHPLLPTRGISRFYLTGSVGVDDETYDGPAVLTHNGEDYPTRVRLTGHFDPIDGQYHWQGMFFNELPGASVTGSKVSIRIGEHTAEGRVAERTPWGTLTVIGAAGYPPFPLEDVEIAMPPRM; translated from the coding sequence GTGAGCCGCAACGGCGTCCTCGATGTGGTGGTGCTGGGCAACCCGGCGCCCCTGCGCGGATTGATCGATGGCGTCCGCGCCGTCGACGCGACGAACGTGACCACCCGATTCGACAGCGGCACCGACACCTGGACGGTGACCACTACCGACGGCGAAGAACTGACCGCCCGCACGCTGATCGGCACCGCCGCCTCAACCGACGACGCGGTCGCCAGACATGGAGTCCCCAACCGATTCCACATCCCCGGTCCGCACACCCATCGGCAGGCCCGGTACGTGGCCCGGCTCATCGATGCCCTACGGCGTAGCGGGGCCAGTCGCATCGAGTCTCGCTCGCCTCGGCTGCGGGTGCACCCGCTGCTGCCGACCCGGGGGATCTCCCGGTTCTATCTCACTGGCTCGGTGGGCGTCGACGACGAAACCTATGACGGGCCGGCGGTTCTCACCCACAACGGCGAGGACTACCCCACACGCGTCCGGCTGACCGGCCACTTTGATCCAATCGATGGCCAATACCATTGGCAGGGAATGTTTTTCAACGAATTGCCGGGCGCGAGTGTCACCGGCTCGAAGGTCAGCATCCGGATTGGCGAGCACACCGCCGAAGGGCGCGTCGCGGAGCGGACGCCGTGGGGCACGCTGACCGTGATCGGCGCTGCCGGATATCCGCCGTTTCCCCTGGAGGATGTCGAGATCGCGATGCCGCCGCGTATGTGA
- the cysW gene encoding sulfate ABC transporter permease subunit CysW codes for MTARLEKRHFLRFTVLTYVGVMLIVPVSVILYRTFEHGLGQFWAWISTPAAISALKLSLLLVIIVVPLNALFGISTSILLVRNKFRGRSILQAILDLPFAVSPIIVGVALIALWGSSGALGFIENNLGFKIIFGLPGMVLASIFVTLPFVVREVQPVLVEIGIEQEQAAATLGSNAWQTLWRVTLPSIRWGLTYGVVLTTARTLGEFGAVSMVSSNLPGHSQTLTLLVNDRYHRGAEYGAYAVSTLLMGVAVAFLIAKAVLLIYRRRAKALEWMTRGPEPEPLRRSAWCTAAASSAAAIPAGPMARTGRRLGRFRVRWHAPWP; via the coding sequence GTGACGGCGCGGCTGGAGAAGCGACACTTCCTGCGCTTCACCGTCTTGACCTATGTCGGCGTCATGCTGATCGTTCCGGTGTCGGTGATTCTCTACCGAACGTTTGAGCACGGATTGGGCCAATTTTGGGCATGGATCAGCACCCCTGCGGCGATCTCGGCGCTGAAGTTGTCGCTGCTACTAGTGATCATCGTGGTGCCACTGAACGCTTTGTTCGGCATTTCGACGTCGATCCTCTTGGTGCGCAACAAATTCCGGGGTCGATCAATCCTTCAGGCGATTCTGGACCTGCCGTTCGCGGTCTCGCCGATCATCGTCGGGGTTGCTCTGATCGCACTGTGGGGGTCGTCGGGGGCGCTGGGCTTCATCGAGAACAACCTGGGATTCAAGATCATCTTCGGGCTGCCCGGGATGGTGCTGGCCAGCATTTTCGTCACGCTGCCGTTCGTGGTGCGCGAGGTCCAGCCGGTGCTTGTGGAGATCGGAATCGAACAGGAGCAGGCCGCAGCAACGCTGGGTTCCAATGCGTGGCAGACGCTTTGGCGTGTCACGTTGCCATCGATCCGGTGGGGACTGACCTACGGCGTGGTGTTGACCACGGCCCGCACACTCGGCGAGTTCGGCGCTGTCAGCATGGTGTCATCGAACCTGCCGGGACACTCGCAGACGCTGACCCTGTTGGTCAACGATCGCTACCACCGTGGGGCCGAGTACGGCGCCTACGCGGTGTCCACGCTGCTGATGGGGGTGGCCGTGGCGTTCTTGATCGCCAAGGCGGTGCTGCTGATCTACCGCCGGCGAGCCAAAGCCCTGGAGTGGATGACCCGCGGACCCGAGCCGGAACCGCTTAGGCGAAGCGCTTGGTGTACTGCGGCGGCAAGCAGCGCAGCAGCCATACCAGCGGGGCCCATGGCCAGGACGGGACGACGGCTCGGCCGGTTTCGCGTTCGATGGCACGCACCATGGCCTTGA
- a CDS encoding ABC transporter permease, giving the protein MTVTTPLEPAPRVQNHPEAADAPAALPATPSRSIVTPLRIGVTTLWLSVIVLLPLVAIAWQAGGRGWHGFRLAVTSHAALESFRVTLTISILVTVLDVVFGLATAWVLVRDDFVGKGVIDALIDLPFALPTIVTSLVMLALYGNSSPIGIHLQHTPPGVAMALAFVTLPLVVRAVQPVLMEIDRDVEEAAAALGATRLVTFKTVVLPSLQPVLLTGAGLAFSRCVAEFGSIVTIGGAVPGKTEVSSQWIRSLVENDDHTSAAAISIVLLAISFAVLVLLRTVGGRAAKREEEDE; this is encoded by the coding sequence ATGACTGTCACGACTCCACTCGAGCCGGCTCCACGCGTCCAAAACCACCCGGAGGCCGCCGACGCCCCCGCTGCCCTGCCCGCCACCCCGAGCCGGTCCATCGTCACGCCGCTGCGCATCGGCGTGACCACGCTGTGGCTGTCGGTGATCGTGCTGCTGCCGCTGGTCGCCATCGCGTGGCAGGCCGGCGGCAGGGGCTGGCACGGCTTCCGGCTGGCCGTCACCTCGCACGCGGCACTTGAATCATTCCGCGTAACACTGACGATCTCGATCTTGGTCACCGTGCTCGACGTGGTGTTCGGCCTGGCGACCGCTTGGGTGTTGGTGCGCGACGACTTCGTCGGGAAAGGAGTGATCGATGCGCTGATCGATCTACCGTTCGCGCTGCCCACGATTGTCACCAGCTTGGTGATGCTCGCCCTGTATGGCAACTCCAGTCCGATCGGCATTCATCTGCAGCACACTCCACCTGGTGTCGCGATGGCACTGGCTTTCGTCACGTTGCCACTGGTGGTCCGTGCCGTCCAGCCGGTGCTGATGGAGATCGACAGGGATGTCGAGGAGGCGGCCGCGGCACTCGGCGCAACGCGCCTGGTCACCTTCAAGACGGTCGTGCTGCCGTCGTTGCAGCCGGTGTTGTTGACCGGTGCCGGCCTTGCGTTTTCGCGGTGCGTCGCCGAGTTCGGCTCGATCGTGACGATCGGCGGTGCCGTGCCGGGCAAGACCGAGGTGTCGTCACAGTGGATTCGCTCGCTGGTCGAGAACGACGACCACACCAGCGCGGCGGCGATATCGATCGTGTTGTTGGCGATCTCGTTCGCCGTGCTGGTACTCCTGCGGACGGTGGGTGGGCGCGCGGCCAAGCGCGAGGAGGAGGACGAGTGA
- a CDS encoding TIGR03619 family F420-dependent LLM class oxidoreductase, translating to MRFTYAEAMTDPSYYVPLAKAAEAAGYHSMTIPDSVAYPFESDSKYPYTPDGNREFLDGKAFIETFVLIAALGAVTSTLRFTPFVVKLPIRPPALVAKQAGSLAAMINNRLALGVGTSPWPEDYELMGVPFARRGKRMDECIEIIQGLTTGDYFEFHGEFYDIPKTKMCPAPTQPIPILIGGHADAALRRAARHDGWMHGGGDPAELDGLITRLKQLREEEGRTDDPFEIHVISVDGFTLDGIKRLEDKGVTDVIVGFRVPYIVGPDTEPLDTKIRNLERFAEHVIAKAG from the coding sequence GTGCGGTTCACCTACGCCGAAGCGATGACCGACCCGAGCTACTACGTTCCGCTCGCCAAAGCCGCCGAGGCCGCCGGGTACCACAGCATGACGATCCCCGACAGCGTCGCCTACCCGTTCGAATCGGACTCGAAATACCCCTACACCCCCGACGGCAATCGGGAATTCCTCGACGGCAAGGCCTTCATCGAGACCTTCGTCTTGATCGCAGCATTGGGCGCGGTCACCAGCACGCTGCGGTTCACCCCGTTCGTGGTCAAGCTGCCGATCCGCCCGCCGGCCTTGGTCGCCAAGCAGGCCGGCTCGCTGGCCGCGATGATCAACAACCGGCTGGCACTGGGCGTGGGCACCAGTCCCTGGCCGGAGGACTACGAACTGATGGGGGTGCCGTTCGCCCGGCGCGGCAAGCGGATGGATGAGTGCATCGAGATCATCCAGGGCCTCACCACCGGTGACTACTTCGAGTTCCACGGCGAGTTCTACGACATCCCGAAAACCAAGATGTGCCCGGCCCCGACCCAGCCGATCCCGATCCTGATCGGTGGCCACGCCGACGCCGCGCTCCGCCGCGCGGCACGCCATGACGGCTGGATGCACGGCGGCGGCGACCCGGCCGAGCTCGACGGACTCATCACCCGCCTCAAGCAGCTCCGCGAAGAAGAGGGCCGCACCGACGACCCGTTCGAGATCCATGTGATCTCGGTCGACGGCTTCACCCTGGACGGCATCAAGCGCCTGGAAGACAAGGGCGTTACCGACGTCATCGTCGGCTTCCGGGTGCCCTACATCGTCGGGCCCGACACCGAGCCGCTGGACACCAAGATCCGCAACCTGGAGCGGTTCGCCGAGCACGTCATCGCCAAGGCGGGGTGA
- a CDS encoding phage holin family protein: MASFLIRAALTGLALWVVTQIVPGVEIVGGDTTLQRVGIIFVIALIFGLVNAFIKPVVQLLSIPLYIVTLGLFHIVVNALMLWITAWITDKTAKHWGLYIADFWWDAIWAAIVLSLVSWVLSLVLRDARRITG; this comes from the coding sequence ATGGCCTCATTTCTGATTCGTGCCGCACTGACCGGACTCGCACTATGGGTGGTCACCCAGATTGTGCCGGGGGTGGAGATTGTCGGCGGTGACACCACATTGCAACGGGTCGGCATCATCTTCGTCATCGCCCTGATCTTCGGGTTGGTGAACGCCTTCATCAAACCGGTGGTGCAACTGCTGTCGATACCGCTGTACATCGTCACCCTGGGGCTGTTCCACATCGTGGTCAACGCGCTGATGCTCTGGATCACCGCGTGGATCACCGACAAGACCGCCAAGCACTGGGGGCTGTATATCGCCGACTTCTGGTGGGATGCCATCTGGGCCGCGATCGTGCTGTCGCTGGTGAGCTGGGTCCTCTCGCTGGTGCTGCGCGACGCCCGACGCATCACCGGGTAA
- a CDS encoding diiron oxygenase, giving the protein MTTAVRPSEPTREEFAERLLKGSVKKSYAPVVDIDWNAPLEEDKFFLPPRMCTLYGTGLWESMTREQQIEMSRQELVNVLSAGIWFENILNQALLRDMMHKNPTARTTHYSLTELGDETRHMLMFGKTIDRIGGVPVRPRLHQRIVINALPFLFRGSILWGAALVGEEIFDSLQRQILDDPDLQPIVRRVMRIHVTEEARHIQYARDGLRRSVPAMPRYRRMLLANLQGVGGPFYRHLFTLPVVYNRVGLDGREARRVARANPHFHAASRSSFAPLAAFFAEVGLMGGLARRMWRRAGFL; this is encoded by the coding sequence ATGACCACTGCGGTGCGGCCGAGCGAACCGACCCGGGAGGAATTTGCCGAGCGCCTGCTGAAAGGCTCGGTGAAAAAGTCCTACGCGCCGGTCGTCGACATCGACTGGAACGCCCCGCTGGAGGAGGACAAGTTCTTCCTACCGCCACGGATGTGCACCCTCTACGGCACCGGTCTGTGGGAGTCCATGACCCGCGAACAGCAGATCGAGATGTCACGCCAGGAGCTGGTCAATGTCCTGTCGGCCGGTATCTGGTTCGAGAACATCCTCAACCAGGCACTGCTGCGCGACATGATGCACAAGAACCCCACCGCGCGCACCACCCACTACTCGCTGACCGAACTGGGCGACGAGACCCGCCACATGCTGATGTTCGGCAAGACCATCGACCGGATCGGCGGCGTGCCGGTACGCCCGCGGCTGCATCAGCGCATCGTCATCAACGCGCTTCCGTTTCTGTTCCGCGGCAGCATCTTGTGGGGAGCGGCACTGGTCGGCGAGGAGATCTTCGACTCGCTGCAGCGCCAGATCCTCGACGACCCGGACCTGCAGCCGATCGTGCGGCGGGTGATGCGCATTCATGTCACCGAGGAAGCCCGCCACATTCAGTACGCCCGTGACGGGCTGCGGCGGAGCGTCCCGGCGATGCCCCGCTATCGCCGGATGCTGCTGGCCAACCTGCAGGGCGTCGGTGGACCGTTCTACCGCCACCTGTTCACCCTGCCGGTCGTCTACAACCGAGTCGGGCTGGACGGTCGCGAAGCTCGCCGGGTGGCGCGGGCCAACCCGCACTTCCACGCGGCGTCCCGCTCGTCGTTCGCGCCGCTGGCCGCGTTCTTCGCCGAAGTCGGACTGATGGGCGGGCTGGCCCGGCGGATGTGGCGGCGGGCCGGATTCCTGTGA